In Raphanus sativus cultivar WK10039 chromosome 5, ASM80110v3, whole genome shotgun sequence, the following proteins share a genomic window:
- the LOC130512488 gene encoding uncharacterized protein LOC130512488 — translation MANMEKIQFPALDITGTNYISWVTNVELHLESLGLSETIKEDNTSTPQDKAKSVIFLRRHLDESIIYDYANMRDPKELWKSLKDRFDHQKDITLPLARDEWQSLRFQDFDKVMNYNSAVLGIVAKLRYCGDTITESQMLEKTYTTFHKSHITLQQQYRLRGYTKFSDLIVALLIAEKNNELLIKNHMTRPTGSKAFPEANALDAKKPAKENKAFRGRGRGRQNYRGRGRKYNPQDRKSFQWVRSEQSPKGKEQQGSTSQKREDACFRCGTKGHWSRICRTPAHLCDLYKKSVKGKEKEVNFAEHSEGTTHLDASDFVNDFEETAITDA, via the coding sequence ATGGCAAACATGGAGAAAATTCAATTTCCCGCTCTAGACATCACGGGCACCAACTACATTTCATGGGTTACAAATGTCGAACTTCATCTTGAATCTCTTGGTTTATCTGAGACCATTAAAGAGGACAATACTTCAACACCTCAAGACAAAGCGAAATCGGTGATCTTCCTTAGAAGACACCTTGATGAAAGTATTATTTATGACTATGCCAATATGAGAGATCCTAAAGAGCTATGGAAGTCTCTGAAAGATCGTTTTGATCATCAGAAAGACATAACACTTCCACTTGCTCGAGATGAATGGCAGAGTCTGAGGTTCCAAGATTTCGACAAAGTGATGAATTACAATTCTGCTGTGTTAGGAATTGTGGCTAAATTGAGATACTGTGGTGATACAATCACCGAGTCTCAAATGCTTGAAAAGACATACACCACATTCCACAAGAGCCACATCACCCTGCAACAACAATATAGGTTGCGGGGATATACCAAATTTTCGGATTTGATTGTGGCACTTCTCATAGCAGAAAAGAACAACGAGCTTCTTATCAAGAATCACATGACTCGTCCAACTGGTTCCAAAGCGTTTCCCGAAGCAAACGCATTAGATGCGAAGAAACCAGCAAAAGAAAATAAGGCTTTTCGCGGTCGCGGACGTGGTCGTCAAAACTACCGTGGACGTGGACGAAAGTACAATCCACAGGATAGGAAGTCATTCCAGTGGGTCCGCTCTGAACAATCCCCTAAGGGAAAAGAACAACAAGGAAGTACCTCCCAGAAGCGAGAAGATGCTTGTTTCAGATGCGGTACTAAGGGACATTGGTCTCGTATATGTCGTACCCCTGCACACCTTTGTGATCTGTACAAGAAGTCCGTCAAAGGGAAAGAAAAGGAGGTAAACTTTGCGGAACATTCTGAGGGTACAACGCACCTCGATGCGTCTGACTTTGTGAATGATTTCGAGGAGACCGCTATCACGGACGCTTAA